A region from the Procambarus clarkii isolate CNS0578487 unplaced genomic scaffold, FALCON_Pclarkii_2.0 HiC_scaffold_2340, whole genome shotgun sequence genome encodes:
- the LOC138362675 gene encoding otolith matrix protein OMM-64-like — MSLERTMSHSVVEEEVCVDFKRYYDIDKLANTADDTADDTADDTADDTADDTADDTADDTADDTADDKADDTADDTADDTADDTADDTADDTADDTADDKADDTADDTVDDTADDTADDTADDTADDTADDTADDTADDKADDTADDKADDTADDTADDTADDTAYDKADDTADDKADDTAYDKADDTADDTADDTADDTADDTADDTADDTADDKADDTADDTADDTADDTAYDKADDTADDKADDTADDTADDTAYDKADDTADDKADDTADDTADDTADDTADDTADDTADDTADDTAYDKADDTADDKADDTADDTADDTADDTADDTADDTADDTAYDKADDTADDKADDTADDTADDTADDTADDTADDTADEIRLKWAWGNKFSVMSLPQC, encoded by the exons ATGAGCCTGGAGAGAACAATGAGCCACAGTGTTGTCGAAGAAGAAGTTTGTGTCGACTttaagaggtactatgaca TTGACAAGTTGGCCAACACTGCTGATGATACAGCTGATGATACAGCTGATGATACAGCTGATGATACAGCTGATGATACAGCTGATGATACAGCTGATGATACAGCTGATGATACAGCTGATGATAAAGCTGATGATACAGCTGATGATACAGCTGATGATACAGCTGATGATACAGCTGATGATACAGCTGATGATACAGCTGATGATACAGCTGATGATAAAGCTGATGATACAGCTGATGATACAGTTGATGATACAGCTGATGATACAGCTGATGATACAGCTGATGATACAGCTGATGATACAGCTGATGATACAGCTGATGATACAGCTGATGATAAAGCTGATGATACAGCTGATGATAAAGCTGATGATACAGCTGATGATACAGCTGATGATACAGCTGATGATACAGCTTATGATAAAGCTGATGATACAGCTGATGATAAAGCTGATGATACAGCTTATGATAAAGCTGATGATACAGCTGATGATACAGCTGATGATACAGCTGATGATACAGCTGATGATACAGCTGATGATACAGCTGATGATACAGCTGATGATAAAGCTGATGATACAGCTGATGATACAGCTGATGATACAGCTGATGATACAGCTTATGATAAAGCTGATGATACAGCTGATGATAAAGCTGATGATACAGCTGATGATACAGCTGATGATACAGCTTATGATAAAGCTGATGATACAGCTGATGATAAAGCTGATGATACAGCTGATGATACAGCTGATGATACAGCTGATGATACAGCTGATGATACAGCTGATGATACAGCTGATGATACAGCTGATGATACAGCTTATGATAAAGCTGATGATACAGCTGATGATAAAGCTGATGATACAGCTGATGATACAGCTGATGATACAGCTGATGATACAGCTGATGATACAGCTGATGATACAGCTGATGATACAGCTTATGATAAAGCTGATGATACAGCTGATGATAAAGCTGATGATACAGCTGATGATACAGCTGATGATACAGCTGATGATACAGCTGATGATACAGCTGATGATACAGCTGATGAAATACGCTTGAAATGGGCTTGGGGAAATAAGTTTAGTGTGATGTCACTCCCACAATGTTAG